A single genomic interval of Sander lucioperca isolate FBNREF2018 chromosome 9, SLUC_FBN_1.2, whole genome shotgun sequence harbors:
- the LOC116037449 gene encoding probable G-protein coupled receptor 148, with protein sequence MLMSNLTQDWVESMQRWHLDFFFIPTTVITLATLLANPVLLICIFLSRALRQETRYLLVANTLTADMLFLVLNLATAICNAARAQVPWLVCELVTVVTVTAYSCAILTVTLMVVDTYAAVRWPLHYRDILPPARIHRILVGVWVLAAIYPFTLVIIMEMDRGNPHEKVAVCLVLLSLGFIQVNNVMGIYIYFFVAALICAILIFFCYIRLYMVTRTQGIWQSRFSRARVTLLAHAVLLLLYFTPGFVFSLELFMFQRNEISQDVRVWVSTVNMSVFTLLPRAFAPYLYGLRYRELSDTLKQFLHQHRSQITVS encoded by the coding sequence ATGCTCATGTCAAACCTCACACAGGATTGGGTGGAGAGTATGCAGAGGTGGCACctagacttttttttcatccCCACCACAGTCATTACTCTGGCAACCTTGCTAGCTAACCCCGTTCTCCTGATATGCATTTTCCTGTCCCGTGCCTTGCGTCAGGAGACACGTTACCTGCTAGTGGCCAACACCCTGACAGCAGACATGCTCTTCCTGGTCCTCAACCTGGCCACAGCGATCTGTAACGCTGCGAGAGCTCAAGTACCCTGGCTTGTTTGTGAGCTGGTCACAGTCGTCACTGTCACCGCCTACAGCTGTGCCATCCTCACCGTCACCCTCATGGTGGTTGACACCTACGCTGCGGTTCGCTGGCCTCTCCATTACCGTGACATTCTTCCACCTGCCCGCATCCACCGCATACTGGTGGGGGTGTGGGTACTCGCAGCCATTTACCCTTTCACCCTTGTGATCATAATGGAGATGGATCGAGGTAATCCCCATGAAAAGGTGGCTGTGTGTCTGGTCCTCCTCTCCCTGGGCTTCATTCAGGTCAATAACGTGATGGGGATCTACATCTACTTCTTTGTAGCTGCACTCATCTGTGCTATACTCATTTTTTTCTGCTACATTCGGCTCTACATGGTAACAAGGACCCAGGGCATCTGGCAGAGCCGCTTCTCCAGGGCCCGGGTCACACTGCTGGCTCATGCGGTTCTTCTCCTGCTCTACTTTACCCCTGGCTTTGTTTTCAGCCTGGAGCTCTTCATGTTTCAGAGGAACGAAATAAGTCAGGATGTTCGTGTGTGGGTCAGCACAGTCAATATGAGTGTTTTCACGTTGCTGCCCAGGGCGTTTGCTCCATACTTGTATGGACTGAGGTACAGGGAGCTCTCTGATACTCTAAAGCAGTTTCTGCACCAGCACAGGAGCCAGATTACCGTTTCATGA